Proteins from a single region of Starkeya sp. ORNL1:
- a CDS encoding DUF6161 domain-containing protein, with protein MDGAAENSIPAIFHNYFAHRHFTATASPIAGEMRTSQRQRLRDLFAIVALERLLTPEVISQFIDQAIAHIANNGQRLTAPCPILVRDLSDAEQAVISERRNEAIGEILIAYCEIFASFGPTSTNAPMLQPLSAAGMAASASRAYISEFRLPGELKRAENEFTSLVSQAYADEKTMLSAAVGEVKDLSKTLSGDIADGKQAHLNWEKIESERSARFNALEAAFATKIVLEKPVETWKKKAAAHRRGFWGASIFMWTASAGVIYLCYRANEAFSDIIRAISATNAIAAAALLAIPLIVAFMAIRIVARSATTNLALREDALQRMALADMYLRLLSDPASTLDNDGKKIAMSALFRAAPGQPIDEPATHPALEVFNSK; from the coding sequence ATGGATGGCGCCGCCGAGAACTCTATTCCCGCAATATTTCATAACTACTTTGCACATAGACATTTCACCGCCACTGCCAGTCCGATCGCCGGCGAAATGCGCACATCTCAGCGACAAAGATTGCGAGACCTTTTTGCCATCGTCGCTTTGGAGCGTTTGCTTACTCCCGAAGTCATAAGTCAATTTATCGACCAGGCGATCGCTCATATAGCCAATAACGGACAACGGCTGACCGCTCCTTGCCCAATATTGGTACGAGATTTGTCCGATGCCGAACAAGCAGTGATCTCTGAACGTCGAAATGAAGCAATTGGCGAGATACTTATTGCCTATTGCGAGATATTTGCTTCCTTTGGGCCGACTTCCACTAACGCCCCGATGCTGCAGCCACTCTCTGCCGCAGGAATGGCAGCTTCTGCAAGCCGAGCATATATCTCGGAGTTTCGCCTTCCAGGAGAACTCAAACGCGCGGAGAACGAATTTACCAGCTTGGTCAGCCAAGCTTATGCCGACGAAAAGACCATGCTTAGTGCGGCGGTAGGTGAGGTTAAAGATCTCAGTAAGACGCTCAGCGGCGACATTGCCGATGGTAAGCAAGCTCACCTGAACTGGGAGAAGATAGAAAGTGAAAGAAGCGCGCGCTTCAATGCACTTGAGGCGGCGTTCGCTACAAAAATTGTGCTCGAAAAGCCTGTAGAAACATGGAAGAAGAAGGCCGCGGCGCACAGGCGTGGCTTTTGGGGAGCCTCTATATTCATGTGGACCGCAAGCGCTGGCGTCATTTACCTCTGCTATCGGGCCAACGAGGCATTTTCTGATATAATTCGTGCAATTTCTGCAACCAACGCCATTGCTGCGGCGGCATTGCTTGCTATACCCTTGATAGTTGCCTTTATGGCAATCCGGATTGTCGCAAGGTCGGCGACCACAAATCTTGCCCTTCGAGAAGATGCACTTCAGAGAATGGCGCTGGCGGATATGTACTTGAGACTTCTTAGCGATCCAGCAAGCACGCTCGACAACGATGGTAAGAAGATCGCGATGTCTGCTTTGTTCCGAGCTGCGCCCGGCCAGCCCATCGACGAACCGGCAACTCATCCTGCCCTTGAAGTATTCAACAGCAAGTAG
- a CDS encoding HNH endonuclease has protein sequence MSERAAYLIADLPPRLRFMVEECPRLGCWLWIGSTSGTGRGGGYGRVKWQGVTQAAHKVVWRLSGGRLLRPREQLDHECRVRRCCNPAHLSPLFQKRNMKLAYSRKRMAVVVAEAVR, from the coding sequence ATGAGCGAGCGCGCCGCCTACCTCATCGCCGACCTGCCGCCGCGGCTGCGGTTCATGGTGGAAGAATGCCCAAGGCTGGGCTGCTGGCTTTGGATCGGCTCCACCAGCGGCACCGGACGCGGCGGCGGCTATGGCCGGGTGAAGTGGCAGGGCGTGACGCAGGCCGCTCACAAGGTGGTGTGGCGGCTTTCCGGCGGGCGGCTGCTGCGCCCGCGCGAGCAGCTGGATCACGAATGCAGGGTGCGCCGCTGCTGCAACCCGGCGCACCTCTCCCCGCTGTTCCAGAAGCGGAACATGAAGCTGGCCTATTCGCGCAAGCGGATGGCCGTGGTCGTGGCGGAGGCTGTGCGATGA
- a CDS encoding helix-turn-helix domain-containing protein, which yields MRWWPRSPAAAAGGEGAMSDDRRPSMPRIAWLEPAARTPEPTLPPRPEPVELFRPRSAFRAKMLPAAVPVVQAIARVTDGGVTRLVFRLGPPPLRVDFDDDDEDDTPPSPAPKIEAPRDWLSVAARPTRRGSFGVPVATIIAATAAFYDVAVGDILARRRSVGVVRPRQVAMYLTKVLTTRSYPDIGRRFGGRDHTTILHGVRKITGLLTTNAALAADVSALLGALSAVKPAEGETPEAGR from the coding sequence ATGCGCTGGTGGCCGAGATCGCCGGCCGCCGCGGCAGGGGGTGAGGGCGCCATGAGCGATGATCGTCGACCTTCCATGCCGCGCATCGCCTGGCTGGAGCCGGCAGCCAGAACGCCGGAGCCGACCCTGCCGCCACGCCCGGAACCCGTCGAACTGTTCCGCCCGAGGAGCGCTTTCCGCGCGAAGATGTTGCCGGCCGCGGTGCCGGTTGTCCAAGCCATCGCTCGAGTGACGGATGGTGGCGTAACGCGTCTGGTGTTCCGGCTCGGCCCGCCGCCACTCCGGGTGGATTTCGATGACGATGATGAGGACGACACGCCGCCTTCGCCGGCGCCGAAGATCGAGGCGCCCCGCGACTGGCTGAGCGTCGCGGCGCGCCCAACGCGGCGCGGTTCGTTCGGTGTGCCGGTTGCGACGATCATCGCAGCTACCGCCGCATTCTATGATGTCGCTGTCGGCGACATCCTTGCGCGTCGACGCAGCGTGGGCGTTGTCCGGCCGCGCCAGGTGGCGATGTACCTGACCAAGGTGCTGACCACGCGCTCCTATCCCGACATTGGCCGCCGCTTCGGCGGGCGCGACCACACCACCATCCTGCATGGCGTCCGCAAGATCACGGGCCTGCTGACAACGAATGCCGCGCTCGCCGCAGATGTCAGCGCGCTGCTCGGTGCCCTGTCAGCGGTGAAGCCTGCCGAAGGCGAGACGCCGGAGGCGGGCCGATGA
- a CDS encoding phage regulatory CII family protein, whose protein sequence is MMKRANPGSAHDALVHLFEAIGRTHGANGAPTEGLPLAADFLGVTHWTLRKQIDPDQPSDLGFGRVAMLTRHFGCPDAAQHLALAAGGVFVPMPDGDAGKVATLSAEVMRETGEAIALLFADISEGSAGGAELTPAEAREAVKPLGEALAKVADLYALVAEIAGRRGRG, encoded by the coding sequence ATGATGAAGCGCGCGAACCCCGGTTCGGCGCACGACGCGCTCGTGCATCTGTTCGAAGCGATCGGCCGGACACATGGCGCCAATGGCGCGCCGACCGAAGGCCTGCCGCTGGCCGCCGATTTCCTTGGCGTGACACACTGGACGCTGCGCAAGCAGATCGACCCGGACCAGCCCAGTGATCTCGGCTTCGGCCGCGTTGCCATGCTCACCCGGCATTTCGGTTGCCCCGACGCGGCGCAGCACCTGGCGCTCGCCGCGGGCGGCGTTTTCGTGCCGATGCCGGACGGTGACGCCGGCAAGGTGGCGACGCTCTCTGCCGAAGTGATGCGCGAGACCGGCGAGGCCATCGCGCTGCTGTTCGCCGATATCTCCGAGGGCTCCGCCGGCGGCGCCGAACTGACGCCGGCCGAAGCGCGCGAGGCGGTGAAGCCGCTGGGCGAGGCACTGGCAAAGGTGGCCGACCTCTATGCGCTGGTGGCCGAGATCGCCGGCCGCCGCGGCAGGGGGTGA
- a CDS encoding Cro/CI family transcriptional regulator: MDTRDEALLKAITHSETSSALALAIGVRPQAISQWKRVPVARVLAVEAATGIPRHELRPDIYPPPTVPDRRLASNSNLSEALP, from the coding sequence ATGGACACCCGCGACGAAGCGCTACTCAAAGCGATCACCCATTCGGAAACGTCGAGCGCCCTCGCGCTCGCGATTGGCGTGCGACCTCAAGCCATTTCGCAATGGAAACGCGTGCCGGTTGCACGCGTCCTGGCCGTCGAGGCCGCCACCGGCATCCCGCGCCACGAATTGCGGCCGGACATCTATCCGCCGCCGACAGTGCCGGACCGCCGGCTTGCCAGCAATTCCAACCTCTCAGAGGCCTTGCCATGA
- a CDS encoding helix-turn-helix domain-containing protein yields the protein MAAEFKPCFNQKSSDTFSPDVKERFTLGFMSRGTRIRQIRKQIGLNQTEFGERVGVTPQAVSQWERGLTEPELDRLQAIAGQFAVDFEWLASGKGDAQLVEPRPTIEAQRPIPAEDLIGLRDFPVFAAAMGGEGHLIVSFEQIETVKRPSILEGVRNAYALLISGDSMRPAFNHGDMALVHPGLPTARDKIHIFYDHPPFGEAGEVEAMIKNLVGWTNDKWKLEQYNPAKLFDVDKIDWPTAHRVVGRYDAR from the coding sequence ATGGCTGCGGAATTTAAGCCGTGCTTTAATCAAAAATCAAGTGACACTTTCTCGCCTGATGTAAAGGAGCGCTTTACTCTCGGCTTCATGTCGCGCGGCACTCGAATTCGTCAGATCCGGAAACAGATTGGCCTCAACCAAACGGAGTTTGGTGAGCGGGTCGGCGTCACGCCGCAAGCCGTCTCGCAGTGGGAGCGAGGCTTAACTGAGCCGGAACTCGACCGCCTGCAGGCCATTGCGGGCCAATTTGCGGTGGACTTTGAGTGGTTGGCCAGCGGCAAAGGCGACGCACAGCTGGTTGAGCCCCGGCCTACAATCGAAGCTCAGCGCCCAATTCCCGCGGAAGACCTTATCGGCTTGCGAGACTTCCCTGTTTTCGCTGCCGCAATGGGCGGCGAGGGCCACCTGATCGTCAGTTTCGAGCAGATCGAGACGGTCAAGCGGCCGTCTATCCTCGAGGGCGTCCGCAATGCTTATGCGTTGCTGATCAGCGGTGACTCGATGCGCCCGGCCTTCAACCATGGCGATATGGCCCTGGTGCACCCTGGCCTGCCGACCGCGCGCGATAAGATCCACATTTTCTATGATCACCCACCCTTCGGCGAGGCCGGAGAGGTGGAAGCCATGATCAAGAACCTGGTCGGCTGGACGAACGACAAGTGGAAGCTGGAGCAGTACAATCCAGCGAAGCTTTTCGACGTCGATAAGATCGATTGGCCTACAGCCCACCGCGTCGTCGGCAGGTATGACGCGCGATAG
- a CDS encoding sugar O-acetyltransferase, which translates to MANDDRTKIIPRRTPESAAMSANVKRAMAITAILNRLTFDDADEVRALFSDLIGKKVDDSFLLIPPFYTANGVDISVGRNVFVNQNCTFYDLGGLDIADDVMIGPNVSIITTGHPIEPSQRRAFVIAEPIAIEKNVWIAAGATIIGGVTVGENSVVAAGSVVTKDVPANTLVGGNPARIIRSIAD; encoded by the coding sequence ATGGCGAATGATGATCGCACCAAGATAATTCCCAGGAGAACGCCGGAATCTGCGGCCATGTCAGCGAACGTCAAACGAGCGATGGCGATCACCGCCATCCTCAACCGTTTGACGTTCGACGATGCGGATGAAGTCCGGGCCTTGTTCAGCGATCTCATCGGCAAGAAGGTGGACGACAGTTTTTTATTGATCCCGCCATTCTACACAGCCAACGGGGTCGATATTAGTGTCGGGCGCAATGTCTTCGTAAATCAGAATTGCACATTCTATGACCTCGGCGGGCTCGACATTGCCGACGACGTGATGATTGGGCCGAACGTGAGCATCATCACAACTGGGCATCCCATTGAACCTTCCCAGCGGCGCGCCTTCGTGATCGCAGAGCCCATCGCGATTGAGAAAAACGTCTGGATCGCAGCCGGCGCAACGATCATCGGCGGAGTGACGGTGGGCGAAAACTCTGTTGTTGCGGCGGGCTCCGTAGTCACCAAGGACGTGCCCGCGAATACCCTTGTCGGAGGAAACCCGGCGAGGATCATTCGTTCGATCGCCGACTGA
- a CDS encoding DUF2312 domain-containing protein has protein sequence MPAPEPEPNDQPLSDAAAGFARDQLKSFIERIERLDEEKKTIADDIKDVFAEAKGNGFDTKALRTILRIRRQDADQLAEHEAIVDLYKQALGMLGDTPLGQAAIQRAGHAGR, from the coding sequence ATGCCCGCACCGGAGCCCGAGCCGAACGATCAACCCCTGTCCGATGCAGCTGCCGGCTTCGCCAGGGATCAGTTGAAATCCTTCATCGAGCGCATCGAGCGCCTCGATGAGGAGAAGAAGACCATTGCCGACGACATCAAGGATGTCTTCGCCGAGGCAAAGGGCAACGGCTTCGACACCAAGGCCCTGCGCACTATCCTGCGCATCCGCAGGCAGGACGCCGACCAGCTCGCCGAGCACGAAGCGATCGTCGATCTCTACAAGCAGGCGCTCGGCATGCTCGGCGACACGCCTCTTGGCCAGGCGGCCATACAGAGGGCCGGCCATGCTGGTCGGTGA